Proteins encoded in a region of the Bacillus sp. T3 genome:
- a CDS encoding heptaprenylglyceryl phosphate synthase — MYDVREWRHVFKLDPDKEMTDEALERVCESGTDAIIVGGTDGVTLDKVLDLMVRIRRYNVPCCLEVSDIETVTPGFDLYFIPSVLNSKDTKWITGLHHQALKEFGELMNWDEILVEGYCILNGACKAAQVTDANTALELDDVVAYAMMADKMFSMPIFYLEYSGTYGNPDWVKEVKRHLEKATFFYGGGIKSVEQAKVMAEHADVIVVGNVVYDDLNEALATVQVIKR; from the coding sequence ATGTACGATGTACGCGAGTGGCGCCATGTATTTAAACTTGATCCGGATAAAGAAATGACCGACGAAGCGCTAGAGAGAGTTTGTGAATCCGGAACAGATGCAATTATAGTGGGGGGCACTGATGGGGTTACGCTTGATAAGGTGCTGGATTTAATGGTGCGCATTCGTCGATATAATGTACCATGTTGTTTAGAGGTCTCGGATATAGAAACGGTAACGCCAGGGTTCGATTTGTATTTCATTCCTTCGGTTTTAAATAGCAAGGATACTAAATGGATTACAGGACTTCATCATCAGGCATTGAAGGAATTTGGCGAACTAATGAATTGGGATGAAATTCTCGTTGAAGGGTATTGTATTTTAAATGGAGCTTGTAAAGCAGCTCAGGTTACAGATGCGAATACGGCACTAGAATTAGATGATGTTGTTGCATATGCAATGATGGCGGACAAAATGTTTAGTATGCCAATTTTTTATTTAGAATACAGTGGTACTTATGGCAATCCTGATTGGGTGAAGGAAGTGAAACGCCATTTAGAGAAGGCAACCTTTTTTTATGGTGGGGGTATCAAATCCGTCGAACAGGCAAAGGTAATGGCCGAACATGCCGATGTTATTGTTGTTGGAAATGTCGTATATGATGATTTGAACGAAGCCTTGGCGACAGTACAAGTAATTAAGCGTTAA
- the pcrA gene encoding DNA helicase PcrA — protein MQFLTDKLLNGMNPEQKNAVKATDGPLLIMAGAGSGKTRVLTHRIAYLIVEKRVNPYNILAITFTNKAAKEMRERISSLMGGAADEVWISTFHSMCVRILRRDIDRIGFNRNFTILDTTDQLSVLKSILKDKNIDPKQFDPRAMLGAISSAKNELIDPESYAKNAGGYFDQKVAEVYTEYQKRLRKNSALDFDDLIMMTIQLFQRVPEVLEYYQRKFQYIHVDEYQDTNRAQYMLVKQLASRFKNLCVVGDSDQSIYRWRGADIANILSFEKDYPNAKVILLEQNYRSTKKILLAANEVIKNNLNRKPKNLWTQNPDGNKISYFRADSEKGEGQFVAGKIKELVDSSKYKRSDIAILYRTNAQSRVIEEVLLKSNIDYSIVGGIKFYERKEIKDIISYLKLVANPDDEIAFTRVINVPKRGIGSSSFDKIAEFAQTHDLSLFQALESVELIGLSPKVTKAAAEFRDLVSGYTRMQEFLSVTELVEELLDKSGYREMLKAEKSLESQSRLENLDELLSVTKNFEDSNDDKSLIAFLTDLALVADIDSLDDEGQKKVDTVTLMTLHSAKGLEYPVVFLMGLEEGVFPHSRSLQEEAEMEEERRLAYVGITRAEEQLFITNAQMRTLFGRTNSNAPSRFIKEIPEDLIEGIEPERKSISSFQSFAKQPQRKIVMRPNVAPTASGGDSVSWRVGDKASHGKWGIGTVVSVKGEGEGMELDIAFPSPVGIKRLLAKFAPIKKA, from the coding sequence ATGCAATTTTTAACAGATAAATTGTTAAATGGGATGAACCCAGAACAGAAAAATGCAGTAAAAGCTACAGATGGCCCCCTTCTGATTATGGCCGGCGCTGGAAGTGGAAAAACGAGAGTGCTTACGCACCGAATTGCTTATTTAATTGTGGAAAAAAGGGTAAATCCCTATAATATCTTGGCGATTACGTTTACCAATAAAGCTGCAAAGGAAATGAGAGAGCGTATTTCAAGCTTGATGGGTGGTGCAGCAGATGAAGTTTGGATTTCAACCTTTCACTCGATGTGTGTAAGGATTTTGCGCCGTGATATTGACCGAATCGGTTTTAATCGAAACTTTACGATTCTAGATACAACGGATCAGCTATCAGTGCTGAAGTCGATTTTAAAGGATAAAAATATTGATCCAAAGCAATTTGACCCACGTGCCATGCTCGGAGCCATTAGTTCTGCGAAAAACGAACTGATCGACCCTGAAAGCTACGCGAAAAATGCCGGGGGTTATTTCGATCAAAAGGTCGCTGAGGTTTATACAGAATATCAAAAACGCCTGCGAAAAAATAGCGCGTTAGATTTTGATGATTTGATTATGATGACCATTCAATTATTTCAGCGTGTGCCTGAAGTGCTTGAATACTATCAGCGCAAGTTTCAATATATTCATGTAGATGAGTATCAGGATACAAACAGAGCTCAGTATATGCTGGTTAAACAGCTTGCCTCACGGTTTAAAAATCTCTGTGTGGTCGGAGATTCTGACCAATCGATTTATCGTTGGCGTGGTGCGGATATCGCTAACATTTTATCGTTTGAAAAAGACTATCCGAACGCAAAGGTCATTTTACTTGAACAGAACTATCGTTCAACTAAGAAAATTCTGTTGGCGGCAAATGAGGTTATTAAGAACAACTTAAATCGAAAGCCTAAGAACTTGTGGACACAAAATCCAGATGGAAATAAAATTTCTTATTTCCGTGCGGATAGCGAGAAGGGTGAAGGGCAATTTGTTGCTGGGAAGATCAAAGAGCTGGTGGATAGTAGCAAATATAAACGTTCAGATATTGCGATTTTATATCGAACCAATGCTCAGTCCCGTGTCATCGAGGAAGTATTACTAAAATCAAATATAGATTACTCGATTGTAGGCGGAATTAAGTTCTATGAACGTAAAGAAATTAAGGATATCATTTCTTATTTAAAACTTGTTGCCAATCCGGATGATGAGATTGCTTTTACACGTGTGATCAATGTTCCGAAGCGGGGAATTGGCTCAAGCTCATTTGATAAAATTGCAGAGTTTGCACAAACTCATGACCTTTCTCTATTTCAAGCGTTAGAATCGGTTGAATTGATTGGATTAAGTCCAAAAGTGACTAAGGCTGCAGCAGAATTCCGTGATTTAGTTAGTGGCTATACGAGAATGCAGGAGTTTTTATCGGTGACGGAGCTAGTGGAGGAACTATTAGATAAGTCAGGCTATCGCGAGATGTTGAAGGCAGAAAAATCGCTCGAGTCGCAAAGCCGACTAGAGAACTTAGACGAGCTATTGTCCGTTACAAAGAATTTTGAAGACTCAAATGATGACAAGAGTTTGATTGCCTTTTTAACAGACCTTGCTTTAGTGGCGGATATTGATAGTCTGGATGATGAGGGACAAAAGAAAGTGGATACCGTCACATTAATGACCCTTCATTCAGCCAAGGGTTTAGAATATCCAGTTGTCTTCCTAATGGGCTTAGAGGAAGGTGTGTTTCCGCATAGCCGTTCGCTTCAAGAGGAAGCGGAAATGGAGGAGGAGCGCCGTCTTGCCTATGTTGGGATCACCCGTGCCGAGGAGCAATTGTTTATTACGAATGCGCAAATGCGAACATTATTTGGTCGCACCAATTCGAATGCTCCTTCTAGATTTATAAAGGAAATCCCAGAGGATTTAATTGAAGGCATCGAACCAGAACGTAAATCTATTTCTTCATTTCAATCTTTTGCGAAGCAACCACAGCGAAAAATTGTTATGCGCCCGAATGTGGCACCGACGGCATCTGGTGGAGATAGTGTTTCCTGGCGTGTTGGTGATAAAGCTTCGCACGGTAAATGGGGAATTGGCACAGTAGTAAGTGTGAAGGGTGAAGGAGAAGGAATGGAATTAGATATCGCCTTTCCAAGCCCAGTAGGAATTAAACGTTTGTTAGCTAAATTTGCACCGATCAAAAAAGCATAG
- a CDS encoding DUF2892 domain-containing protein, producing MKVTPNIGIVNALIRMTIGFTLLAWTTAKMVKRPWRDSYLFVTILSAMKIAEGMVRYCPMTALFEKLGEMEENHRGTQDLAQEDETLFPYNPT from the coding sequence ATGAAGGTGACACCGAATATCGGGATTGTCAATGCGCTAATCCGTATGACAATTGGCTTTACCTTGCTAGCATGGACAACAGCGAAAATGGTCAAACGACCATGGCGAGATTCCTACCTTTTCGTTACCATCCTTTCGGCGATGAAAATTGCGGAAGGAATGGTTCGTTATTGTCCGATGACTGCCCTTTTTGAAAAGCTTGGAGAAATGGAAGAAAATCATCGCGGCACCCAAGATTTAGCTCAAGAAGATGAGACCTTGTTCCCTTACAATCCGACCTGA
- the purQ gene encoding phosphoribosylformylglycinamidine synthase subunit PurQ, whose translation MKFAVIVFPGSNCDVDMFSAIKDELGSDVEYVWHAEKDLDRFDAILLPGGFSYGDYLRCGAIARFSNIMNEIKKAAEAGKPVLGVCNGFQILLEAGLLPGALRRNESLKFICRPVQLKVENNATLFTNDYAAGELISIPVAHGEGNYYCDEATLKQMQENKQIVFTYVDNPNGSLENIAGIINERGNVLGMMPHPERAVDELLGGADGLKLFKSIVKQWRESYVVKA comes from the coding sequence ATGAAATTTGCGGTAATCGTATTTCCTGGTTCAAATTGTGACGTCGACATGTTCTCTGCTATTAAGGATGAACTAGGTTCCGATGTTGAGTATGTTTGGCATGCGGAGAAGGATTTAGATCGTTTTGATGCGATTTTACTCCCTGGTGGCTTTTCATATGGAGACTATTTAAGATGCGGGGCGATTGCCCGTTTCAGCAATATTATGAATGAAATTAAAAAGGCTGCAGAAGCTGGCAAACCGGTATTAGGGGTTTGTAACGGATTCCAAATTTTATTAGAGGCTGGTTTACTTCCAGGGGCATTGCGCCGAAATGAGAGCTTGAAATTCATTTGTCGTCCAGTACAGTTAAAGGTCGAGAACAATGCAACATTGTTTACAAATGACTATGCAGCTGGTGAATTGATTTCGATTCCAGTCGCCCATGGCGAAGGGAATTACTATTGTGATGAAGCAACATTAAAGCAAATGCAGGAGAATAAACAGATTGTCTTTACGTATGTAGATAATCCAAATGGAAGTCTTGAAAATATCGCGGGTATCATAAATGAGCGCGGAAATGTGTTAGGGATGATGCCGCATCCTGAAAGAGCGGTCGATGAACTACTCGGTGGTGCTGATGGTCTTAAACTTTTTAAATCGATCGTGAAACAATGGAGGGAATCATATGTCGTTAAAGCTTGA
- a CDS encoding YerC/YecD family TrpR-related protein: protein MQIDKLRGRELDQLFKAILALEDVEECYRFFDDLCTVNEIQSLAQRLEVARMLREGKTYHKIETETGASTATISRVKRCLNYGNDAYEMALDRVNEPETETSEE from the coding sequence ATGCAAATTGATAAATTACGTGGTAGAGAGCTTGATCAGTTGTTTAAGGCAATTCTTGCTCTAGAAGATGTGGAAGAATGCTATCGTTTCTTTGATGATTTGTGTACAGTTAATGAAATCCAATCATTAGCGCAACGACTAGAGGTTGCACGTATGCTCCGTGAAGGAAAAACCTATCATAAGATTGAAACGGAGACAGGCGCAAGTACAGCGACCATTTCTCGTGTAAAGCGATGCTTGAACTATGGAAATGACGCGTATGAAATGGCTTTAGACCGGGTGAATGAGCCAGAAACAGAAACAAGTGAAGAGTAG
- the purC gene encoding phosphoribosylaminoimidazolesuccinocarboxamide synthase: MKELLYEGKAKKIYSTDDENVVLVEYKDSATAFNGEKKADISGKGRLNNAITSLLFLKLHEQGIETHFIKQISEIEQLVKKVSIVPLEVVTRNVAAGSLAKRLGFEEGQALSKPLVEFYYKDDNLGDPLVTIDHILELDLATVEEVETLKEKALKVNAVLSSFFAELGIRLIDFKLEFGKDNLGNIVLADEISPDTCRLWDAKTNEKLDKDVFRRDLGNLTDAYENILARLGGVQLG, from the coding sequence ATGAAAGAGCTTCTTTATGAGGGAAAGGCAAAGAAAATTTATTCAACTGATGATGAGAATGTAGTATTAGTGGAGTACAAGGATTCTGCCACAGCCTTTAATGGTGAAAAGAAGGCGGATATTAGCGGTAAAGGCCGTTTAAATAATGCCATTACTAGTTTGCTATTTTTAAAGCTTCATGAACAAGGGATTGAGACTCATTTTATTAAGCAGATTTCTGAAATTGAGCAGTTAGTTAAGAAGGTTAGCATTGTGCCGCTTGAAGTCGTTACACGGAATGTAGCTGCAGGTAGTCTTGCAAAGCGATTAGGATTTGAAGAAGGGCAAGCATTATCCAAGCCGTTAGTCGAGTTTTATTATAAGGATGATAATTTAGGGGATCCGTTGGTGACGATTGATCATATCCTTGAGCTTGACCTTGCCACAGTGGAAGAGGTTGAGACATTAAAGGAAAAAGCGCTTAAGGTAAATGCAGTTTTATCAAGCTTTTTTGCAGAATTAGGAATTCGATTAATCGATTTTAAGCTAGAATTCGGGAAAGATAATTTAGGAAATATTGTTTTGGCAGATGAAATTTCACCTGATACGTGCAGATTATGGGATGCAAAAACGAATGAAAAGCTCGATAAGGATGTATTCCGCCGTGATTTAGGAAATCTTACGGATGCTTATGAAAATATTTTGGCTCGCTTAGGAGGCGTTCAGCTTGGTTAA
- the purN gene encoding phosphoribosylglycinamide formyltransferase, which yields MKNIAVFASGNGSNFQAIIDAVSEQKLDATIKLLVCDKPGAYAVERAKAAGIDFFEFRAKDYADKQAYELEILAKLHEYNIDLVVLAGYMRLIGPNLLTDYEGRIVNIHPSLLPAFPGKDAMGQALAAKVEVSGVTVHYVDAGMDSGPIIAQETVEIAANETIETLQEKIHKVEHQLYPAVLQMLVSKFKEEVENV from the coding sequence ATGAAGAACATCGCCGTCTTTGCATCCGGAAACGGGAGCAATTTTCAAGCGATTATTGATGCAGTTTCTGAACAGAAGCTGGATGCAACAATCAAGCTTCTCGTTTGCGATAAACCGGGTGCCTATGCTGTTGAACGGGCCAAAGCGGCAGGAATTGACTTTTTTGAGTTTCGGGCAAAGGATTATGCGGATAAACAGGCATATGAATTGGAAATATTAGCAAAATTACATGAGTATAACATTGATTTGGTCGTTTTAGCGGGGTATATGAGGTTAATAGGACCAAACTTATTAACTGACTATGAGGGCCGAATTGTCAATATTCACCCATCGTTGTTGCCTGCTTTTCCAGGCAAGGATGCGATGGGTCAGGCGTTAGCTGCGAAGGTTGAGGTCAGTGGAGTAACGGTGCATTATGTTGATGCGGGTATGGATTCAGGTCCAATTATTGCGCAAGAAACAGTTGAAATTGCAGCAAACGAAACGATTGAAACATTACAGGAAAAAATACATAAAGTTGAACATCAACTTTATCCAGCGGTTTTACAAATGCTAGTATCGAAGTTTAAGGAGGAAGTTGAAAATGTCTAA
- a CDS encoding DUF3048 domain-containing protein: MIAALFLLLTGCNQTNVKTVTEHKKNDIENAQKENVEISNHFPLTGMATNEDIGGRSIAVMVNNHSEARPQTGLNQADIVYEILAEGNVTRFLAIFQSEMPEKIGPVRSAREYYIRLAKAYDSLFIAHGYSFDAKEMLDAGFIDNLNGMQYDGTLFKRSSDRVAPHNSYITYEKILEGAKKNNFSMENPPEPMKFLTKDEQKSIEGQAVKKVTVSYYNNPTFSATYEYDDATGKYKRFSAGEQTVNNDSGEPVLLDNIFIVETDHQTIDDAGRRKIDLTSGGRAYLLQKGLLREVEWKSENGRIVPALNGTVIGFVPGKTWINVVPSSPGLAGSVQMEVNE; encoded by the coding sequence GTGATAGCAGCTCTTTTCCTTCTTCTTACAGGATGTAATCAAACCAATGTGAAAACTGTAACAGAGCATAAAAAAAATGACATTGAAAATGCACAAAAGGAAAATGTTGAAATTTCAAACCACTTTCCATTAACCGGTATGGCAACGAATGAGGATATTGGAGGCAGGTCTATTGCGGTAATGGTTAATAATCATTCTGAAGCAAGGCCGCAAACTGGTTTAAATCAGGCAGATATTGTTTATGAAATCCTGGCTGAAGGCAATGTAACGAGGTTTCTGGCTATCTTTCAAAGTGAGATGCCTGAAAAAATCGGACCTGTTCGCAGTGCTAGAGAATATTATATAAGGCTTGCGAAGGCTTATGATAGTCTTTTTATCGCTCACGGGTATAGCTTTGATGCAAAGGAAATGCTTGATGCTGGCTTCATTGATAACTTAAATGGGATGCAATATGATGGTACGCTATTTAAACGGTCATCGGATCGAGTGGCGCCACATAATTCGTATATCACATATGAGAAAATTCTTGAAGGTGCAAAAAAGAATAATTTTTCAATGGAAAACCCACCAGAACCAATGAAGTTTCTAACAAAAGACGAGCAAAAAAGTATAGAAGGCCAAGCGGTAAAAAAGGTTACTGTGTCCTATTATAATAATCCAACCTTTTCAGCAACCTACGAATATGATGATGCAACTGGTAAATATAAACGTTTTTCAGCTGGTGAACAAACCGTTAATAATGACTCAGGTGAACCTGTCCTTTTGGACAATATTTTCATTGTCGAGACTGACCATCAAACGATTGATGATGCGGGTAGACGCAAAATCGATTTGACATCTGGCGGGAGAGCCTATTTGCTACAAAAGGGCTTATTAAGGGAAGTTGAGTGGAAAAGTGAGAATGGCAGGATTGTTCCTGCACTAAATGGAACGGTGATTGGCTTTGTCCCAGGTAAAACTTGGATTAATGTTGTTCCTTCAAGCCCTGGACTAGCAGGTTCAGTCCAAATGGAAGTAAATGAATGA
- the purH gene encoding bifunctional phosphoribosylaminoimidazolecarboxamide formyltransferase/IMP cyclohydrolase, with product MSKKRALISVSDKQGIAEFAKGLSELGYELISTGGTKKALQEAGIPVIGVSDVTGFPEILEGRVKTLNPLIHGGLLAKFDSAEHQQQLEEHGINPIELVIVNLYPFQQTIAKPDVTVDDAIENIDIGGPTMLRASAKNHQYVTVVVDPEDYPRVLTELNLSGQVQQATRRKLAAKVFRHTAAYDAMIAEYMTELSGEENPENLTVTFELKQSLRYGENPHQEAAFYRKPLGSKFSIANAEQVHGKELSYNNINDANAALQIVKEFTEPAAVAVKHMNPCGVGTGENVFDAYSKAYEADPVSIFGGIVALNREVDRATAEKLYEIFLEIIIAPSFSAEAIEVLTGKKNLRLLTIPFGEKQKPERVLTSVEGGLLVQDQDRYSLDDANITVPTKRQPTEEEWEALKLGWKVVKHVKSNAIVVANKEQTLGIGAGQMNRVGSAKIALEQAGEAAKGAGLASDAFFPMDDTVEAAAQAGITAIIQTGGSIRDQDSIKKADEYGIAMVFTGVRHFKH from the coding sequence ATGTCTAAAAAACGAGCGCTTATTAGCGTTTCTGATAAACAAGGAATTGCTGAATTTGCTAAAGGGTTAAGCGAATTAGGCTATGAGCTTATTTCTACTGGCGGTACGAAAAAGGCACTTCAGGAAGCAGGTATACCTGTAATTGGAGTTAGCGATGTAACTGGCTTTCCAGAGATTTTAGAAGGACGTGTCAAAACATTAAACCCACTCATTCATGGTGGTTTATTAGCAAAATTTGATTCTGCTGAGCATCAGCAACAATTAGAAGAGCATGGAATCAATCCAATTGAACTAGTAATTGTTAATCTTTATCCATTCCAACAAACGATTGCAAAACCAGATGTAACAGTGGATGATGCAATCGAAAATATTGATATCGGTGGTCCGACGATGCTTCGCGCATCTGCGAAAAACCATCAGTATGTAACAGTTGTCGTCGATCCTGAGGATTATCCTCGAGTATTGACGGAGCTTAATTTATCTGGTCAGGTTCAACAAGCTACACGCCGTAAACTTGCGGCAAAGGTATTCCGTCATACTGCAGCATATGATGCAATGATTGCAGAATATATGACGGAATTATCCGGTGAAGAAAATCCTGAGAACTTAACGGTCACATTTGAATTAAAGCAATCACTTCGCTACGGTGAAAATCCGCATCAGGAGGCAGCTTTCTATCGTAAGCCACTTGGTTCGAAATTTTCGATTGCAAATGCAGAACAAGTACACGGTAAAGAATTATCCTATAACAACATTAACGATGCGAATGCCGCACTTCAAATTGTTAAGGAATTTACAGAGCCTGCTGCAGTAGCTGTGAAGCATATGAACCCTTGTGGTGTCGGTACTGGCGAAAACGTTTTTGATGCGTATTCCAAAGCCTATGAAGCAGATCCTGTTTCGATTTTTGGCGGTATTGTTGCATTAAATCGAGAAGTAGACCGTGCAACCGCAGAAAAGCTTTATGAAATCTTCTTAGAAATTATTATTGCTCCATCATTCTCTGCTGAAGCAATTGAAGTGTTAACAGGAAAGAAAAATCTTCGTTTGTTAACGATTCCGTTTGGGGAAAAACAAAAGCCTGAGCGCGTGTTGACTTCAGTTGAGGGCGGATTGCTTGTTCAAGATCAAGACCGCTACTCGCTTGATGATGCCAATATCACGGTTCCAACAAAAAGACAGCCTACTGAAGAAGAGTGGGAAGCATTAAAGCTTGGCTGGAAGGTTGTCAAGCATGTGAAGTCCAATGCGATTGTGGTGGCAAATAAAGAACAAACTCTTGGAATTGGTGCCGGACAAATGAATCGTGTCGGTTCTGCAAAAATTGCACTTGAGCAAGCAGGAGAAGCTGCAAAAGGAGCAGGTCTTGCTTCCGATGCTTTCTTCCCAATGGACGATACCGTCGAAGCGGCTGCACAAGCAGGTATTACAGCGATCATTCAAACGGGTGGTTCGATTCGTGATCAGGATTCGATTAAAAAGGCAGACGAATATGGAATTGCCATGGTATTTACTGGCGTCCGTCATTTTAAACATTAA
- a CDS encoding EYxxD motif small membrane protein — protein sequence MYEYISHMSFVIATLIGSIVALFYVFGKKPNKENLR from the coding sequence ATGTATGAATATATCTCACACATGTCATTTGTCATCGCCACATTAATTGGTAGTATCGTTGCTTTGTTTTATGTTTTCGGAAAAAAACCTAACAAAGAGAACTTGCGATAG
- the purD gene encoding phosphoribosylamine--glycine ligase — translation MNVLVIGRGGREHAICRKMKESSKVEKVFVAPGNDGMTDVAELVAIDESNQDALVKFAQENEVGLTFVGPEIPLLEGIVDKFQEAGLKVFGPRQVAALIEGSKSFAKDLMHKYSIPTAEYAVFSDYEEAKNYVEKLGAPIVIKADGLAAGKGVVVAMTMEEALAALKDMLLDEKFGDASATVVVEEFLAGEEFSLMAFVNGDIVVPLEIAQDHKRAYDGDQGPNTGGMGAYSPVPQIGQDAVQIAIETILHPTAQAMIEEGRSFCGILYAGLILTEKGPKVIEFNARFGDPETQVILPRLKSDLVEVLLALLDGQTPELEWDDNFVIGVVVAAEGYPGEYQKGAVLDGLNNMSDEVYIFHAGTKLDEQGRFVTNGGRVLLAGAKGKDLKLAQQNVYKELEKLTRVGVFYRNDIGARAIASSLC, via the coding sequence ATGAACGTTTTAGTCATCGGCCGTGGTGGCAGAGAGCATGCAATTTGTCGAAAAATGAAAGAAAGCTCTAAGGTGGAAAAGGTGTTTGTCGCTCCAGGTAATGATGGGATGACGGACGTAGCAGAGCTTGTGGCAATTGATGAGAGCAATCAAGATGCCCTTGTGAAATTTGCGCAGGAGAATGAAGTAGGTTTAACCTTTGTTGGACCTGAAATTCCGCTACTTGAGGGGATCGTTGATAAATTTCAAGAGGCAGGTCTAAAGGTTTTTGGACCTAGACAAGTTGCAGCATTGATTGAAGGAAGTAAATCGTTTGCGAAGGATTTAATGCATAAATATAGCATTCCTACTGCAGAATACGCGGTGTTCAGCGATTATGAAGAAGCAAAAAATTATGTTGAAAAGCTAGGAGCACCAATTGTCATTAAAGCAGATGGATTAGCAGCCGGTAAAGGCGTTGTTGTCGCTATGACAATGGAAGAAGCCCTTGCTGCTTTAAAGGATATGCTATTGGATGAGAAATTTGGAGATGCATCGGCAACTGTTGTGGTTGAGGAATTTTTAGCAGGTGAAGAGTTTTCACTAATGGCTTTTGTTAATGGCGATATTGTTGTGCCGCTTGAAATTGCGCAGGATCATAAGCGTGCATACGATGGCGATCAAGGACCAAACACCGGTGGAATGGGTGCGTATTCTCCTGTACCACAAATTGGACAAGATGCAGTGCAAATAGCGATTGAAACGATTTTGCATCCTACTGCACAAGCCATGATTGAAGAAGGAAGAAGCTTTTGCGGAATTCTATATGCCGGCTTGATTTTAACGGAAAAAGGACCAAAGGTGATTGAATTTAATGCACGCTTTGGCGATCCAGAAACACAAGTTATTCTGCCAAGACTAAAATCAGATTTAGTAGAAGTTCTGCTAGCACTTCTTGACGGCCAAACTCCTGAGCTCGAGTGGGATGACAATTTTGTCATTGGTGTTGTTGTGGCAGCAGAGGGTTATCCTGGTGAGTATCAAAAGGGAGCTGTCCTTGACGGGTTGAATAACATGAGTGATGAAGTCTATATATTCCATGCAGGAACGAAATTAGATGAACAGGGACGATTTGTAACAAATGGAGGGCGAGTCCTCCTTGCAGGTGCAAAAGGAAAAGATTTAAAACTCGCCCAACAAAACGTTTATAAAGAATTAGAGAAGTTAACACGTGTTGGTGTTTTTTATCGAAACGATATCGGAGCAAGAGCTATCGCAAGTTCTCTTTGTTAG
- the purS gene encoding phosphoribosylformylglycinamidine synthase subunit PurS, with amino-acid sequence MVKVKVYVTLRESVLDPQGKAVNHALHSLGYNEIKDVRIGKFMELYVDPTGRDVEEVVKEACEKLLANPVIEDFRYEIEESVTQ; translated from the coding sequence TTGGTTAAGGTTAAAGTTTATGTAACGTTAAGAGAAAGTGTATTGGATCCACAAGGGAAAGCAGTTAATCATGCCCTTCACTCTTTAGGCTATAACGAAATTAAGGATGTACGTATTGGTAAATTTATGGAGCTGTATGTTGATCCTACAGGTCGTGATGTAGAAGAGGTTGTGAAAGAAGCTTGTGAAAAGCTGTTAGCTAATCCGGTAATTGAGGATTTCCGCTATGAAATAGAGGAGAGTGTCACCCAATGA